One region of Cerasicoccus sp. TK19100 genomic DNA includes:
- a CDS encoding nucleotide exchange factor GrpE yields the protein MSSDTEKPVNEEQPENPEVENTDTTEVADDDGVGALLAQIEQLQADLQAQKDKTLRAVADLDNYRRRVAREKDDLRKAVESGVIEDLLPAIDNFQIGLEHAAKAQSGADVAKGFEFIVTQINQILEQRGLTQVAPAPGDEFDHHQHEAVGHEASDEIADHHIIKVMRVGYQLNDRLLRPASVVVSSGPAETNEDA from the coding sequence ATGAGCAGCGACACCGAAAAACCAGTCAACGAAGAACAACCCGAGAATCCGGAAGTCGAGAACACCGACACCACCGAAGTTGCGGACGACGACGGCGTGGGCGCACTGCTTGCGCAGATTGAGCAGCTTCAGGCCGATTTGCAGGCCCAGAAGGACAAGACGCTGCGCGCCGTGGCCGACCTCGACAACTACCGCCGCCGCGTCGCCCGTGAAAAGGACGACCTGCGCAAGGCTGTCGAGTCCGGCGTGATCGAAGACCTTCTGCCGGCCATCGACAACTTCCAGATCGGCCTCGAACATGCGGCCAAGGCCCAGAGCGGTGCCGACGTCGCCAAGGGCTTCGAGTTCATCGTCACCCAGATCAACCAGATCTTGGAACAGCGCGGCCTCACCCAGGTGGCCCCGGCCCCGGGCGACGAGTTCGACCACCACCAGCACGAAGCCGTAGGCCACGAAGCCAGCGACGAGATTGCCGACCACCACATTATCAAGGTCATGCGCGTGGGCTACCAGCTCAACGACCGCCTGTTGCGCCCGGCCTCCGTGGTCGTGTCCTCCGGCCCGGCCGAAACCAACGAAGACGCCTAA
- a CDS encoding class I SAM-dependent methyltransferase gives MRKLYTVRGLRIGRKLMADTPIEMNSLAGKKALSLVREADYAHAGDSEAIDMVFKKLPRDPSAKVLDVGSGLGATADYIRQQGWGEVTGIDRSHPSVIYANEHYKRCNFIHTDVVDSSLVLKERFDLLVSFNAFYAFDDQAAALQTLSHVASHESKFAIFDYVDRGGYASNPIMENGKPFLPNPLRLDKIERLLAENGWRLFTIEPLHPHFADWYGKLVERTKDAEEAIKESTPEGFYEHMLSLYTQLHDAIADNRLGGAIVRAVHGKAQL, from the coding sequence GCCTCGCGGGCAAAAAGGCCCTCAGCCTCGTGCGCGAAGCAGACTATGCTCACGCCGGCGATTCAGAAGCCATCGACATGGTCTTCAAAAAGCTGCCCCGCGACCCATCGGCCAAAGTGCTCGACGTTGGCAGCGGCCTCGGCGCGACGGCCGACTACATCCGCCAGCAGGGCTGGGGCGAGGTGACCGGCATCGACCGCAGCCACCCATCCGTCATCTATGCCAACGAGCATTACAAGCGCTGCAATTTCATCCACACGGACGTTGTCGACTCCTCCCTCGTCCTCAAGGAGCGCTTCGACCTGCTCGTCAGCTTCAACGCGTTTTACGCCTTCGACGACCAGGCAGCGGCGCTGCAAACGCTGTCCCACGTGGCCTCGCACGAGTCCAAGTTTGCCATTTTCGACTACGTGGACCGCGGCGGCTACGCCAGTAACCCCATCATGGAAAACGGCAAACCGTTCCTCCCCAATCCCTTAAGACTCGACAAGATCGAGCGCCTTTTGGCCGAGAACGGCTGGCGCTTGTTCACCATCGAGCCGCTGCACCCACACTTTGCCGACTGGTATGGCAAGCTAGTCGAACGCACCAAAGACGCCGAGGAGGCCATCAAGGAATCGACCCCGGAAGGCTTTTACGAGCACATGCTTTCGCTCTACACGCAGCTCCACGACGCCATCGCCGACAACCGACTCGGCGGGGCCATCGTCCGCGCAGTCCACGGTAAGGCGCAGCTTTAG
- a CDS encoding nucleoside deaminase, with translation MSDIDYQPFLDAAIAEARRGLAEGGIPIGSVLVRLTDQGPEIVGRGHNQRIQKGSSVLHGEMDALENAGRLSAKDYQNSFIVTTLSPCPMCTGAILLYKIPLVIIGENETFMGAEDTLRQNGVQLIHLESEECKQMMRDFIAAKPELWNEDIGV, from the coding sequence ATGTCCGACATCGACTATCAGCCCTTTCTCGACGCCGCCATTGCGGAAGCCCGCCGAGGCTTGGCCGAGGGCGGCATTCCCATTGGCTCGGTGCTCGTCAGGTTGACCGACCAAGGTCCGGAGATCGTTGGGCGCGGCCACAACCAGCGCATCCAAAAGGGCAGCTCCGTGCTCCATGGCGAGATGGACGCACTGGAAAACGCCGGTCGCCTCAGCGCCAAGGACTACCAAAACAGCTTCATCGTCACCACCCTCTCCCCCTGCCCCATGTGCACGGGCGCGATTCTGCTCTACAAGATCCCGCTCGTCATCATCGGCGAGAACGAAACCTTTATGGGAGCCGAGGACACCCTCCGCCAAAACGGCGTGCAGCTCATCCACCTCGAAAGCGAGGAATGCAAGCAGATGATGCGCGACTTCATCGCCGCCAAGCCCGAGCTCTGGAACGAAGATATTGGGGTGTAG